DNA sequence from the Marinilongibacter aquaticus genome:
AGTCGGTGTGTATTGTCAATACAACTTTCCCTATTTGCAGTCCAAACCCAAAGGAGATTTCAAGGTGCACAAGAAATTGGAAAAAGGAATCGTGATTGTGAAGCTTTTCCCCGGGATGGACTTGGATGTGTACGAGAGCGTTTTTCAACACAAATCGGTACGGGCCGTAATATTGGAAACCTATGGATCGGGAAATGCGAGTACAAAACCGTCTTTCCTCGAGGCTCTGGCCAAAGCTTCTCAAAAAGGGCTCGTACTTTATAATGTATCGCAATGTGTGGGCGGGCAGGTTCGGCAGCAGGATTATGCCAGCGGTTTGGGTTTGAAAAACATTGGGGTGATCAGCGGAAAGGACATCACGACAGAGGCCGCCGTGGCCAAGTTGATGTTTCTTTTGGGGCAGAACCTGGACAGTGAAGAAACGAAACGTTTGCTGGAAATCAATTTGCGTGGCGAAATGGCCAATTGATTTATGCTTTATTTTTTGAATGCGTAAAGCATAAGCCTTTCAAGATGATTTTTTAAATCGCTTGAAATAGTTTTACTTTGCAGCCCGAAACAGAGAGGTGTCCGAGTGGTTGAAGGAGCACGCCTGGAAAGCGTGTATACGTGCAAGCGTATCGAGGGTTCGAATCCCTTCCTCTCTGCACATTCAAAAAACAAACAGTTCAAATCCAGTCCATATCGGACTGGATTTGTTTTTTTAATAGGGATGATTTATTGATTTCGAGTACAAGATTATAGGCCCGCGGTCACTATTTCACCGAAATGACAAACCTTTGGTAGCGTGTCATAGGGTGAACACCATCGTCGCTTACTTCGGCAATTACGTGGAGTTGCCCTTCATCACCAGCATTGGGGAGGTGTACTGTGCACGTGTTGTCTTCAAAATCGACTTGGGCATCGCCAGTATAGCTGCCCACTTCCTTGTAAATCCAGAATGCGGTATGGGTTTGATCGCCGTCGGGGTCGCTGCTTTCAATTTTCAGCAAAACGTCTGTGCCTTTCTTGCCGTCTACTTTTTTCGGTCCAAGGGCTTTGACTACCGGCGGATGATTGGCTTCTGCATAATTAGAAATACACCAATCTGCCCGAGCTGCGAAATCTTCTTGAATGGCTTTTACCCAACGGATTTGAGGGTAGGTGGGGTCCATTTTTTCAGTAAAAGGGTTGTAATCTTTCGCTTGTTCGCCATCTTCCCATCGGTTGGCTTGCTCTTCCGATTGCACCAGTCGGCCGCCCCAGCCGCCCCATTCGGGATGGGTAAGATTGTCTAGCCCCACATTGATAAGGTGGAGGTAGGCGGGAGAATCGCCTTCTGAAATGAAGTCGAACTGCCCGAAATTGCCCCATTGTCCTTCTTTTATTTTACTCAGGTCGCCGTGAATGTGTTCGTCGTCGCCCGCTTGTTTTTGGCCATCGCCATAGCTGTAATATTGTTTCAACAATGGGCCATGCCCGTTAATGATTTCGTTCCCCATAAAATCGCCTTCGAACAAATAGTGCTCTTCTTCCGGAACGGCCCTTTTCCAAGGATAGGCGAAGCACCAAAACTGATTGGCGTTGTAATAGACTTTCATGTCGGGCCAATTTGGAGCAATGTATTTTCGGTATGTGGCATCTTGGTCCAGTATGGCGTAAAGAATAGCCTTGTCGCATACTCTTTTATAAATGCTTTCCCATTCTGGGCTGCCTTTGTATTGGTCTTCAATGGATTTCAGGGCACGGGCAATGGTGTTTGTACCGCCCCAGACTTGCAGATAAAGTGGGCGGGTATCGGAATCGAGCAAGCTGGCTTTTATGAAATCAGAACCTTCGGTGTCTTTTTCCATCTCGCCTTCAAAGTCGATATTCCCTACTTTGACCAAGCTTCTCAAATCTGCTGCCGTAGGGAAGCCCTCGGCATGTTGGCTCAATTTCGGGAAAACTTCTTCATACGCATCGATTAGCGGAAACATCCACTCAGTACCGGCCCAGCGAAGGCTTGGGATGGCTCCGTACATTTTTTTTGTCATTTCCATTTCAGAGGTGAAAAGCGTGCCCTTTCCATCTCCTTTATAATGCCACATCGAACTGCTGATGACCAATCCCTGAATGTCGAATTCGTTGGCATAGAGCAGCATACGAATGAAAGAGTCTACATCGTCGATTTCTCCATCGGTAGTGACAATGGTACGTGGTTTCTGTAGGGGCTGTTCTTCTTTTGGGCCTTGATTTGTACAGGCGAAAACGGCCATGGATAGGCAGAGGGCAATTGCTTTTTTCAACATGAATAGGTCTGAATTAGGTATTGGAATATTTTCACAAGGCTTTTCAAAAATATGAATTCCTGTGCGGATTAAGCAAATTTGGAATAGGAGAATCGGCAGAGTGAATGCTATTATTTAAGGAACGCCCTTTTATTTACATTTACTTAATGCGGTATTGTAATGTATTTATAATCTGTCATTTATCTCGGAATTCTGTTTTGCGAGAGGGGCTTAATCTCAATTAAATTTCAGTTCGCGGCAATAAAAGAGTAACTTTGCGGTGCAAAAAATCGAGATTTGCCGGGTCTGAAAGCTTTGTTTCGACTTCTTCAATCTCCGATAAAAGGGTGTATCAAAAAGACCAATGGCCACTTTGCAGCCGGGTCTCCCTTTCGGTCGAAATGGACCTTTTCTTCGGCAAAGACAAAACAAAAAATCAAAAAACGTGTACAAAAAAAGAATTGTCATCAAAGTAGGAACAAACGTGATGACCAACAAAAACAACCGCATTGTGCGGCCTGTTTTGCACAGTTTGGTGCGTCAAGTCTCTGAGCTTTTCGAAGATGATATCATTTGTGTTTTAGTTTCTTCGGGTTCTGTAATTGCGGGCATGGAAGTGCTCGGCGAATGCAATGTGCAGGACAAAACCACGCGTCGTCAGGTTTATTCGGCCATTGGCCAGCCGCGTATGATGCGACTTTATTACAATTTATTTCGCGATTACGGCATGAATTGTGCTCAGGTTTTGGCCACGAAAAGGGATTTTAATCCCGGCATTCACCGCGAAAACATGGTGAATTGCTACGAGGGTCTTATCAAAGAAGGTGTCATTCCGATCGCCAATGAAGACGACGCTGTTTCGGTCACGAAGTCGATGTTCTCTGATAACGATGAATTGGCTTCATTGGTGGCCGAGCTTATTCATGCCGATATGCTGATTCTTTTGACCAATAAGGATGGCCTTTTTGATGGAGATCCGGATGAAGAGCATACGCAGCTAATCAAGAATGTGAAAGTGCATGAAAATGTAGAGAAATTCATCACAGACAAAAAGAAAGAAGAGGGTGAAGGCCGCGGTGGAATGGCTTCGAAACTGAACTTGGCCAAAAAAACTGCCGAGAAGGGGATTCCTACGGTGATAGCCAATGGTAAAATCGAAAATGTGATTAAGGATCTGGTTTACGGGAAGGAAATTGGCACGAAAGTGACAAAATAAATGCTCCTGGATTTTTAGGATTTGATGCGAATCATCACCAGGCGGCCACGCGAGTTTTCGACTGGCCGTTCTTCTATTTCGAAGTACTCTTTCAGGCTTTTTACCAAAGGCGTCAATTTGCTGAAACCGTAATTTCGCGGATCGAAATCGGGTTTCTTTTTATTCAGAAGAGAACCGACCTCGGCCAAAAAAGCCCAGCCGTCGTCGTCGGCTACATCTTCTACGGTCGATTTCAGCAATTTCATGAAGCCACGGTCGAGTTTGTCCAAGCCTTGGCTTTTTTGTCCTTTCACAGGGCTTTGGCTGGTGCTTTTCTTTTCGTCTTTTTGGCTGATAATTTCAATGTAAATGAATTTATCGCAGGCGACAATGAAAGGGCTGGGTGTCTTTTTTTCGCCAATGCCGATCACCATTTTCCCGGATTCCCGCAATCGGGTGGCCAAACGCGTAAAATCGCTGTCGCTCGAAACCAAACAAAAACCGTCGACGCTCAAGTTGTGCAAGATGTCCATGGCGTCGATAATCATAGCCGAATCCGTGGCGTTTTTGCCTGTGGTGTAACTGTATTGCTGCACGGGAGTGATGGCGTGCTCGAGCAAGGCCGGTTTCCAACCCGAAACGGTGGGTTTTGTCCAATCGCCATAAATGCGTTTGATCGTCGGATTGCCCAATTTGGCAATTTCGTCCAACATGCCTTTGATGTTGGCATAGGGGATGTTGTCCGCATCGATCAAAACAGCAAGTTGGAGGTCGGCCATAATCTCAAATTATTTGTCAGATGGCGGGCAATCTAACGAAAACTGCCCAAAATGCCCTTTCATTTCTACAAAACCTATGTCATGATCGATAATCTCATTCAAATTGACCAGAAACCGAATGCATAAAGAAGAAATTAGCTATTTTTGCTCAATGTAGTGGCCTGTTCGACCCAATTTTGGGTAGATTCTCCACAAATATGAAAACCTGTTTAGTGAATGAAAGAATCGGATAAACAAGCTCAAGCCTTAAAATTGGATTTGGTGGAGTTTTGTGCGACTAGAGGCGATGCGGGAAAATGGCTCAATGAAAAGCTGAATCAAGTATTCGATGAGCGTACATTCTTTTTGGCCTTTGGGATGGCCCCGAAAAAATTTGACCGCGAGTCTGTAGTGTGGTCAGAAGCTCTGAAGACGCGTTTGCGTGAGGTCAATCCTGATTTCGAAAAAGTAGTTTGGACATTGGATGAACTGGCCCGCTTGGCCATGCTTCTGCATTTACCGGCCAACGGCAATGTGGCGACAATCGAAAAATTGGTGGGGTCGGCAGACCGCAGAGAGTTGGTTTTGGTGTATAAATCCATGCCCTTTCTTTTGAATGCCGAAGCATTCAAATGGCTTTACGCCGATGGTATCCGTACCAATATGGTCGACGTGTTCGATTCCATTGTGCTCCACAACAGTTTTGCATCCGAGTATCTGGACGAAGCCGCTTGGAACCAGATGGTCTTGAAGGCAATCTTTATGGAAAGGCCTATTTTTAAGATTTACAAATTGGACGCACGCAAGAATGATTCGCTTGCTCTCATTTTGCATGATTTTGTAAAGGAAAGGTGGGCGGCTGGCCGTTTGGTAAGCCCAGAACTTTGGCGAATGATAGATGGCTTTGCCTCAGGCGAGATGCTGGAATCGGCAAGAAAAGAAACGGAATCGGGTACAGATGTGGCAAAAATTGCCGCTGCGAAAGTGTTGCTCGGAGCAGGTATGGGCGAGAGCTTTTCCAAAGCACTGGCCCAAACGGCCGAGAAAACAAGTTGGGACAGTATCGGTGAGCAAGTTTTGGCTTTGCAAGAAGCCTAATTAAGAAAGACGAAAAACAGAGATAAACATGAAATATATTGATCCACATGTGCACATGTCGTCACGTACTACAGACGATTACGAGGCCATGTCGAAGGCCGGTATTGTGGCCATAATAGAGCCCGCATTTTGGTTGGGGCAACCCCGTACAGAGGCGGGTTCTTTTAAAGATTACTACAGCAGTATTGTGGGTTGGGAGCCGTTTCGGGCGTCTCAGTTTGGAATAAAGCATTATTGTACGATTGGTTTGAATTCGAAAGAAGCCAACAATGTGCCTTTGGCTGAGCAAGTGATGGATTTACTTCCACTTTACGCCTTGAAAGACAATGTGGTGGCTATTGGAGAGATTGGTTACGATGACCAAACCGAGGCGGAAGACCGTTTTTTCAGGGCTCAAATCGAATTGGCCAAAGAGGTTAATTTGCCGATTTTGATCCATACGCCGCACCGCGACAAAAAGAGAGGTACGCTGAAGAGTATGGATGTGCTCGAAGAGCATGGAATTGATCCCGCAATGGTGGTTATCGACCACAACAATGAGGAAACAGCGAAAAGTGTTTTGGATAGAGGCTATTGGACGGCTTTTACCATTTATCCGAGAACCAAAATGGGCAGTGAGCGAATGGTAGAAGTGGTGAAAAAATACGGATCGGAACGCATAATTGTTGACAGCTCTGCCGACTGGGGTGTGAGCGATCCGCTTTCGGTGCCTAAAACTGCTCAATTGATGCTCGATTCGGGCATTTCGAAAGAAGATGTACACATGACCTGCTACCAAAATGCATTGACTATCTATTCGAAAAGCGGCAACATGAAGGAAAGCGATTGGGCCGATGGAGTGGAATACGATCAATCTGTGCTGTATGGCGGAAACAGTGTGCTGCGTGGACAGGATCCCAAGAAAACCGATAAAGATATAGTAGAGAACTGATTCTCATGTCAAAGGTTTTTTACTTATTGACAATGATGCGGCCGGCCAATGTGCTGACCGCCATAGCCGATATTTTTGCAGGTGTTGCAATCGCGGGCTATTTTTCCAATGGGCCGATTTATTGGGAACCCGTAGCTTGGCTGGCCTTTTCTTCGGCTTGTCTTTATGCCGCTGGGGTGGTTTTCAATGATGTGTTCGATTTGGAATTGGATGCCAAAGAAAGGCCCGAAAGGCCGCTTCCAAGTGGGAAAATCGCGAAATCAACGGCTGTTTTGGTGGGTTTGATCCTCTTGTTGGTGGCATTTGTAGCAGCGTTTGCTGTACATTTTCAAGCGGGTATTATTGCTTTTTGCGTGGCTTTGGCGGCACTTTTTTACGACAAAACCGCCAAACATCATGTATTCTGGGGGCCATTGTTTATGGGTGTCTGTCGAGGATTGAACCTGCTTTTGGGTATGTCAATCCTTTCTGCGGACAGCATTCCTGTATTGTGGCCGATTTGCTTTTTACCGATTTTATTCATTTTCGCGATTACATTGAGTGCTCAAGGCGAGGTACACGGTAAAAATCGGCAATCGCTAATTTTGGCCCTCTTGCTCGACCTCACGGTAGCGGCGGTATTGTGCCTTTTGGCCTATTTCAAACTGATGGACTTTTGGTCGATGTGCCCTTTCTTGCTTCTTTGGCTGGGCATGAACCTGTACGCCAAAGTACAGGCCATTCGCGTGAATACGCCGACCAATATTCGTTTGGCCATAAAATTTGGGGTGTTGTCGCTTATTCCTCTCGATGCCCTGTATGTAGCTGGTTTTGCAGACCTTACCTTGGGTTCTGTGGTTTTGTTGCTTTTGCCTATGTCGATATTTTTGGCGAAGAAGTTTGCGGTAACCTAGTGTTTTTTTAAACCAAAGTGGCTGTGAAATTGTTATAATAATCTTACGAAGGCTTGGAAGCAGGAAAGGGAGAGCGATGAATAAAGTCAATCCGAAATTTCTTGCACTAAACCTTTAAAATTTACTTTACTCAATAGAGCGTATTCAATGAATATAGTTCAAGATTTCAAAATCCCTTACCACTATGAAATAGCCTTTACAGAGGGGCTTTTTACGGAAGGGAACACCCTGCTCGCCGATATCCTTCAACAGAAATTGGATGCCAAGAAATCGGTAAAAGTGGCGATCGTATTGGACGAAGGTCTTGCCGAAGCCAGACCAAGCTTACTATCCGATATCCATAAATATTTTCAACAGAACGAAGCGGTGTATTTGGCGGCAGACCCCCTTAAGGTGAAAGGTGGAGAAGACGTGAAAAACGATACGGGCGAATGCATGAAAGTGCTCGAATTGGTGGATAAAGCCAAAATCGATCGGCACTCCTTTTTGCTTATTATTGGCGGAGGGGCTGTGTTAGACATGGCCGGCTTCGCGGCGTCTATTGCTCACCGCGGGATT
Encoded proteins:
- a CDS encoding DUF1593 domain-containing protein, with translation MLKKAIALCLSMAVFACTNQGPKEEQPLQKPRTIVTTDGEIDDVDSFIRMLLYANEFDIQGLVISSSMWHYKGDGKGTLFTSEMEMTKKMYGAIPSLRWAGTEWMFPLIDAYEEVFPKLSQHAEGFPTAADLRSLVKVGNIDFEGEMEKDTEGSDFIKASLLDSDTRPLYLQVWGGTNTIARALKSIEDQYKGSPEWESIYKRVCDKAILYAILDQDATYRKYIAPNWPDMKVYYNANQFWCFAYPWKRAVPEEEHYLFEGDFMGNEIINGHGPLLKQYYSYGDGQKQAGDDEHIHGDLSKIKEGQWGNFGQFDFISEGDSPAYLHLINVGLDNLTHPEWGGWGGRLVQSEEQANRWEDGEQAKDYNPFTEKMDPTYPQIRWVKAIQEDFAARADWCISNYAEANHPPVVKALGPKKVDGKKGTDVLLKIESSDPDGDQTHTAFWIYKEVGSYTGDAQVDFEDNTCTVHLPNAGDEGQLHVIAEVSDDGVHPMTRYQRFVISVK
- the proB gene encoding glutamate 5-kinase, which gives rise to MYKKRIVIKVGTNVMTNKNNRIVRPVLHSLVRQVSELFEDDIICVLVSSGSVIAGMEVLGECNVQDKTTRRQVYSAIGQPRMMRLYYNLFRDYGMNCAQVLATKRDFNPGIHRENMVNCYEGLIKEGVIPIANEDDAVSVTKSMFSDNDELASLVAELIHADMLILLTNKDGLFDGDPDEEHTQLIKNVKVHENVEKFITDKKKEEGEGRGGMASKLNLAKKTAEKGIPTVIANGKIENVIKDLVYGKEIGTKVTK
- a CDS encoding NYN domain-containing protein; the protein is MMADLQLAVLIDADNIPYANIKGMLDEIAKLGNPTIKRIYGDWTKPTVSGWKPALLEHAITPVQQYSYTTGKNATDSAMIIDAMDILHNLSVDGFCLVSSDSDFTRLATRLRESGKMVIGIGEKKTPSPFIVACDKFIYIEIISQKDEKKSTSQSPVKGQKSQGLDKLDRGFMKLLKSTVEDVADDDGWAFLAEVGSLLNKKKPDFDPRNYGFSKLTPLVKSLKEYFEIEERPVENSRGRLVMIRIKS
- a CDS encoding EboA domain-containing protein — translated: MKESDKQAQALKLDLVEFCATRGDAGKWLNEKLNQVFDERTFFLAFGMAPKKFDRESVVWSEALKTRLREVNPDFEKVVWTLDELARLAMLLHLPANGNVATIEKLVGSADRRELVLVYKSMPFLLNAEAFKWLYADGIRTNMVDVFDSIVLHNSFASEYLDEAAWNQMVLKAIFMERPIFKIYKLDARKNDSLALILHDFVKERWAAGRLVSPELWRMIDGFASGEMLESARKETESGTDVAKIAAAKVLLGAGMGESFSKALAQTAEKTSWDSIGEQVLALQEA
- a CDS encoding TatD family hydrolase, encoding MKYIDPHVHMSSRTTDDYEAMSKAGIVAIIEPAFWLGQPRTEAGSFKDYYSSIVGWEPFRASQFGIKHYCTIGLNSKEANNVPLAEQVMDLLPLYALKDNVVAIGEIGYDDQTEAEDRFFRAQIELAKEVNLPILIHTPHRDKKRGTLKSMDVLEEHGIDPAMVVIDHNNEETAKSVLDRGYWTAFTIYPRTKMGSERMVEVVKKYGSERIIVDSSADWGVSDPLSVPKTAQLMLDSGISKEDVHMTCYQNALTIYSKSGNMKESDWADGVEYDQSVLYGGNSVLRGQDPKKTDKDIVEN
- the eboC gene encoding UbiA-like protein EboC (EboC, a homolog the polyprenyltransferase UbiA, belongs to system of proteins involved in the trafficking of precursor metabolites to an extracytoplasmic compartment so that the biosynthesis of certain natural products, such as scytonemin, can be completed.) yields the protein MSKVFYLLTMMRPANVLTAIADIFAGVAIAGYFSNGPIYWEPVAWLAFSSACLYAAGVVFNDVFDLELDAKERPERPLPSGKIAKSTAVLVGLILLLVAFVAAFAVHFQAGIIAFCVALAALFYDKTAKHHVFWGPLFMGVCRGLNLLLGMSILSADSIPVLWPICFLPILFIFAITLSAQGEVHGKNRQSLILALLLDLTVAAVLCLLAYFKLMDFWSMCPFLLLWLGMNLYAKVQAIRVNTPTNIRLAIKFGVLSLIPLDALYVAGFADLTLGSVVLLLLPMSIFLAKKFAVT